From the Deinococcus sonorensis KR-87 genome, the window CACAGGTTGGCCAGAGACTCTCCATGAGCCTTCGAATCGCAGACACCTCCCCACGGGAGTGCGACAGGCGCGGGGGATGGACAGCAGCGTCACACTCTCAACGCAGCTCAGATTTGCCTCGATCATCGCCCTGCCATGCACCTCCCGCCTCCCTCTGAGGATGGGAGGTGTGCACGACTGCACGGCGCTCCCTTCAACAGATAGAGTGGGCAGTGTTCCGTGCGCCAACGCTGAGCTCGCGTGAGCGCCGACAGGTGTATCATGGCCAACCCCATCTGCGCGCTTCTGAGTTAAGCCCGATTGAGCTGTCACACGGCCTGGCCGGCAAGAGCGTCCATGCACGCCGGCTTCGCCCTTGTTGTTCTGCGCCGCCCGTTGGGGCGACGCTGGAGGTGTTATGCCCACGGTCCATGCCCCGGATTTCCTCAACAATTTGATGGACCTGCTCCGAGAGACGTTTGAAGGGACGGGCGGTCAAGGCAGCCATTACATCGATGGACGAGGCCACGGAAGTGTCTTCGAAACCCTGGAGGGTCTGGATCATGCGCTCGCGTCCACGCCCCTAAGCCCAGGGGGAGCCACGATCGCCGCCCACACGGAACATACCCGCTACTACATTCAGATCCTCCGCCGGTTCATCGCGCAGGAAGAAGATGTGCGGCCCGACTGGCCGGGAAGCTGGCAGACCCGGACGGTCACCGCCGAGGAATGGAGCAACCTCCAGCGGGCGATTCGAGATGAGTACGCCGCCGCCATGGCGCACCTTTCCCGGATTGAGGTGTGGGACGACGAGCCCATCGGTGGCTTTTTGAGCATCCTGGCTCACAGTGCCTATCACCTGGGGGCGATCCGGCTCCTCGCGGTCACCCTCCGCCCTCAGTAGGGCAACATTCGCATCGGGCTGCTTCCTGCAGGAGGCAGCCCGATGGCTGGTGCCAGGGACTGAGTTGCAGGTTAATCTCCTGTGAACAACCGAGGGCCTCAGTATCCCGGCGCTCCACGGGTCCCTCTCCGTCCACGATCGTCGTTTATCAAGGACCTACTCGTGAATTTGGCGCGGATTCACTCGGGCGAAGACAGAGGACATATAACGTTCCCCCTTCGAGTTAAAGAGCATCACGCATACCTACTCGAATGCCAGCGGTTACGCTCTTCCCGGATGCCTTAGATGAATGTCGGACGCTCCAGATGAAGGATCAGATCGGTGGCCTGCACCGCCAGGATCAGCCGTTGGTCTCGTAAGGCCCCCTCGGCCTGCATCCACCCGCCCGGTTCCAGCGGCTGCAGCCAGGGTTCGGCCCGTACCTGCTGAAACAACTGACCCGCTCCATTCAGGACCTGAACGCCCGGTTCGGCACCGGTGCGGCGCTGCAGCTGCACAAGGAACTGCCAGCGCCGGGCAGCGGCCGGCGCTGCAAAGTGCAGCTCGAGCCGTGGGACCGCGTGACCTGCCGCCCCCAGGCGCTGGACGGTCCAGCCACCGGC encodes:
- a CDS encoding DinB family protein, coding for MPTVHAPDFLNNLMDLLRETFEGTGGQGSHYIDGRGHGSVFETLEGLDHALASTPLSPGGATIAAHTEHTRYYIQILRRFIAQEEDVRPDWPGSWQTRTVTAEEWSNLQRAIRDEYAAAMAHLSRIEVWDDEPIGGFLSILAHSAYHLGAIRLLAVTLRPQ